The following proteins are co-located in the Vibrio astriarenae genome:
- a CDS encoding formate dehydrogenase subunit alpha, with product MKLTKRSDSVSKETNQLGVSRRSFMKNTSLAAGGAMVGAGLFAPGMMKKAEAKSVDPDAKTEVKRTICSHCSVGCGIYAEVQNGVWTGQEPAFDHPFNAGGHCAKGAALREHGHGERRLKYPMKLENGKWKKLSWDQAIEEIGNKALELRKESGPDSVYFLGSAKHSNEQAYAFRKMASLWGTNNVDHQARICHSTTVAGVANTWGYGAMTNSFNDMHNCKSMLFIGSNPAEAHPVAMQHILIAKEKSNCKIVVADPRRTRTAAKSDHYVSLRPGSDVAFIWGVLWHVFANEWEDKEFIRQRVFGMDEIRAEVEKWNPAEVERVTGVSEADVYQTAKLLSENRPGCVVWCMGGTQHTTGNNNTRAYCVLELALGNMGKSGGGANIFRGHDNVQGATDLGVLSDTLPGYYGLSEGSWRHWAKVWDVDFDWIKARFDDTAYGGQKPMNSAGIPVSRWVDGVLEDKENIRQRENIRAMFYWGHAVNSQTRGPEMKKAMQKLDMMVIVDPYPTVAAVMNDRTDGVYLLPATTQFETYGSVTASNRSVQWRDKVVDPLFESKPDHEIMYLLSKKLGFEDQLFKNIRVENNQPVIEDITREFNKGMWTIGYTGQSPERLKEHQQNWHTFHKTTLEGEGGPANGETYGLPWPCWGTPEMKHPGTHILYDNSKPVAQGGGTFRTRFGVEFEGKSLLAEDSYSKDSEIKDGYPEFSDKLLKQLGWWDDLTAEEKQAAEGKNWKTDLSGGIQRVAIKHGCIPFGNAKARAIVWTFPDRVPLHREPLYTPRRDLVTDYPTWDDKDAIFRVPTLYKSIQAQDKSEEYPIILTSGRLVEYEGGGEETRSNPWLAELQQEMFVEVNPKDANDIGFKDGDEVWVEGAEKGRIKVKALVTRRVKPGLAFIPFHFGGKFQGEDLRSKYPEGADPYVIGEAANTATTYGYDPVTLMQETKVTLCNIRKA from the coding sequence ATGAAATTGACTAAACGCTCCGATAGTGTGAGCAAAGAAACCAATCAACTCGGAGTTTCACGCCGTTCATTCATGAAAAACACCTCGCTTGCTGCTGGTGGTGCAATGGTGGGTGCAGGGCTTTTCGCTCCGGGTATGATGAAAAAAGCGGAAGCCAAGTCTGTTGACCCAGATGCCAAAACAGAGGTAAAGCGTACCATCTGTTCTCACTGCTCTGTGGGTTGTGGTATTTACGCCGAAGTTCAAAACGGTGTTTGGACTGGACAAGAGCCTGCATTTGATCACCCATTCAATGCAGGCGGCCATTGTGCGAAAGGCGCAGCTTTGCGCGAGCACGGTCATGGCGAGCGCCGTCTAAAATACCCAATGAAGCTAGAAAACGGTAAGTGGAAGAAGCTGTCTTGGGATCAAGCAATTGAAGAGATTGGTAACAAGGCACTTGAGCTTCGCAAAGAGTCAGGCCCTGATTCAGTTTACTTTCTTGGCAGTGCGAAGCACAGTAACGAGCAAGCTTATGCGTTCCGTAAAATGGCGTCATTATGGGGTACAAATAACGTTGACCACCAAGCGCGTATTTGTCACTCAACAACCGTAGCCGGTGTTGCAAACACTTGGGGCTACGGTGCAATGACCAACTCGTTCAATGACATGCATAACTGTAAGTCGATGCTCTTCATTGGTTCAAACCCAGCAGAAGCGCACCCTGTAGCGATGCAGCATATCTTGATCGCAAAAGAGAAGAGTAATTGTAAGATTGTCGTGGCTGATCCGCGTCGCACGCGTACGGCAGCGAAATCGGATCACTATGTTTCCCTTCGCCCGGGCTCTGATGTCGCGTTTATCTGGGGTGTGTTATGGCACGTCTTTGCCAATGAGTGGGAAGATAAAGAGTTCATTCGCCAACGTGTGTTTGGTATGGATGAGATCCGCGCAGAAGTTGAAAAGTGGAATCCTGCTGAAGTAGAGCGTGTCACTGGCGTGAGCGAAGCAGACGTTTATCAGACCGCGAAGCTCCTTTCAGAAAACCGTCCAGGTTGTGTCGTTTGGTGTATGGGGGGAACTCAGCACACCACAGGTAATAACAACACGCGCGCATACTGTGTACTTGAGTTAGCACTCGGTAACATGGGTAAATCGGGTGGTGGTGCTAACATTTTCCGTGGTCACGACAATGTACAAGGTGCGACAGACCTTGGTGTGCTTTCTGATACTCTGCCAGGATATTACGGTTTGTCTGAAGGCTCATGGCGTCACTGGGCAAAAGTGTGGGACGTGGATTTTGATTGGATCAAAGCGCGTTTCGACGACACCGCTTACGGTGGCCAAAAACCAATGAACAGCGCTGGTATTCCTGTTTCTCGTTGGGTAGATGGTGTTTTAGAGGATAAAGAGAACATTCGTCAGCGTGAAAATATTCGCGCTATGTTCTATTGGGGTCACGCGGTTAACTCACAAACTCGTGGTCCTGAAATGAAAAAAGCCATGCAGAAGCTGGATATGATGGTGATCGTTGATCCCTATCCAACGGTTGCAGCAGTAATGAATGATCGTACTGATGGCGTTTATCTGCTGCCAGCAACGACTCAGTTTGAAACTTACGGTAGTGTTACTGCGTCAAACCGCTCTGTCCAGTGGCGCGACAAAGTGGTCGATCCTTTGTTTGAATCTAAGCCAGACCACGAGATCATGTATCTGCTGAGCAAGAAACTCGGGTTTGAAGATCAGCTGTTTAAAAACATCCGCGTCGAGAATAATCAGCCAGTGATCGAAGACATCACTCGCGAGTTCAATAAAGGCATGTGGACGATTGGTTACACGGGCCAAAGCCCAGAGCGCTTGAAAGAGCATCAGCAAAACTGGCACACGTTCCACAAAACCACGTTGGAAGGCGAGGGTGGACCTGCAAATGGTGAAACCTACGGTCTTCCTTGGCCATGTTGGGGTACGCCAGAAATGAAGCACCCTGGTACCCATATTCTTTACGATAACTCTAAGCCAGTTGCACAAGGCGGTGGTACTTTCCGTACACGTTTCGGTGTTGAGTTTGAAGGTAAGAGTTTGCTGGCTGAAGACAGCTACTCAAAAGACAGTGAGATCAAAGATGGTTATCCAGAGTTTAGCGATAAGCTGCTGAAACAACTTGGCTGGTGGGATGATCTCACAGCAGAAGAGAAGCAAGCAGCGGAAGGTAAAAACTGGAAGACAGACCTTTCTGGTGGTATCCAGCGCGTAGCGATCAAACACGGATGTATCCCGTTTGGCAACGCAAAAGCGCGTGCGATTGTTTGGACATTCCCAGATCGCGTGCCATTGCACCGTGAGCCGCTATACACTCCTCGACGTGATTTGGTTACCGATTACCCTACTTGGGATGATAAAGACGCGATCTTCCGTGTTCCAACACTCTACAAATCGATTCAGGCGCAAGATAAATCAGAAGAGTATCCAATTATTCTGACATCTGGCCGACTGGTGGAGTATGAGGGTGGTGGTGAAGAGACTCGCTCTAATCCATGGCTAGCAGAGCTTCAACAAGAGATGTTTGTTGAAGTAAACCCGAAAGATGCAAATGACATTGGCTTTAAAGATGGCGATGAAGTTTGGGTTGAAGGTGCAGAGAAAGGCCGCATCAAGGTGAAAGCACTGGTTACACGCCGTGTTAAGCCGGGTCTTGCATTCATCCCATTCCACTTTGGCGGTAAGTTCCAAGGGGAAGATCTCCGGTCGAAATACCCTGAAGGTGCAGATCCTTATGTGATCGGCGAAGCCGCCAATACGGCAACCACTTATGGTTATGACCCTGTCACGCTGATGCAGGAAACCAAAGTGACACTATGTAACATTCGCAAAGCTTAA
- a CDS encoding formate dehydrogenase subunit gamma yields MIQYLRRVSLALLPMLAAMVLALSLPVSAEQTQNDVAQREMTQLAGADFWRQVRQGEGGTTSSTFPEHDVLISTPGQTWYILKEKWMSPAGAVAIFGSIAMVTLMYIVVGPLKLSAPRTGRKIKRWSRLDRALHWSMAFTFLTLAFSGLMLVYGKHFLKPYIPTDLWGFIIMLAKQYHNYIGPIFYVLLLGILIKWWRKSIPSKVDLQWMLKLGGMAGKHKGSHPSAEFSNAGEKILFWMLIVVGTVVAFSGLVLDFPIFGQTRRDMELSNLVHMLAALILICGFVFHIYIGLFGMEGALEGMVTGEVDETWAKEHHDIWYEEVMAKESDSEEVSTAKTEPMKGESSNEQTS; encoded by the coding sequence ATGATTCAATATCTTAGACGTGTCTCTCTCGCCTTGCTGCCTATGCTGGCAGCAATGGTGTTAGCCCTATCGCTGCCTGTTTCTGCTGAGCAAACACAAAACGATGTGGCTCAGCGAGAGATGACACAGCTTGCGGGTGCAGACTTCTGGCGACAAGTGCGCCAAGGTGAAGGAGGCACAACGTCTTCAACGTTTCCAGAGCATGATGTGCTTATCAGCACCCCAGGCCAAACGTGGTACATTTTGAAAGAGAAGTGGATGTCGCCAGCGGGTGCCGTTGCCATCTTTGGCAGTATTGCGATGGTTACCTTGATGTATATCGTTGTTGGTCCGTTAAAGCTGAGCGCACCAAGAACTGGTCGCAAGATCAAGCGTTGGTCGCGACTCGATCGCGCTCTACACTGGTCAATGGCATTTACCTTCTTAACCCTCGCATTTAGTGGGCTGATGTTGGTTTACGGTAAGCACTTCTTAAAGCCGTATATTCCAACCGACTTGTGGGGCTTCATCATTATGCTGGCGAAGCAATACCACAATTACATTGGTCCGATCTTCTATGTCCTGCTGCTTGGTATCTTGATCAAGTGGTGGCGTAAGTCGATCCCAAGTAAAGTCGATCTTCAATGGATGCTCAAACTTGGCGGTATGGCGGGTAAGCATAAGGGCAGTCACCCATCTGCTGAGTTCTCAAACGCCGGTGAGAAAATTCTGTTTTGGATGCTCATTGTTGTCGGTACTGTGGTGGCATTCAGTGGCTTAGTTCTAGACTTCCCAATCTTTGGTCAAACTCGCCGAGATATGGAGCTATCGAACTTAGTCCATATGTTGGCCGCACTCATCCTTATCTGTGGTTTCGTCTTCCACATCTATATCGGTCTATTTGGTATGGAAGGGGCACTAGAAGGCATGGTGACAGGTGAAGTCGATGAAACATGGGCGAAAGAGCACCATGATATTTGGTATGAAGAGGTGATGGCCAAAGAGTCAGACTCTGAAGAGGTATCAACCGCCAAAACGGAACCGATGAAAGGAGAATCAAGCAATGAACAAACCTCATAA
- the fdh3B gene encoding formate dehydrogenase FDH3 subunit beta, translating to MAKMKFLCDTKRCIDCNGCVTACKNENDDALEWGIQRRRVVTLNDGEPGESSVSVACMHCTDAPCKAVCPADCFEQTEDGIVLHNKDLCIGCGYCLFACPFGAPQFPKQSAFGERGKMDKCTFCAGGPETEAGSEEERRKYGANRIAEGKLPMCASLCSTKALLAGDSAKVSDIFRQRVVERGAKGAGWTDGEDLSYDATKS from the coding sequence ATGGCTAAGATGAAATTCCTTTGTGACACCAAGCGTTGCATCGACTGTAACGGATGTGTCACCGCATGTAAGAACGAAAACGATGATGCACTAGAGTGGGGTATTCAACGTCGCCGCGTTGTAACACTCAATGATGGTGAACCAGGCGAGAGCTCAGTTTCTGTTGCTTGTATGCACTGTACCGATGCCCCTTGTAAAGCAGTGTGCCCTGCAGACTGTTTTGAGCAAACGGAAGACGGCATCGTTCTTCACAACAAAGATCTTTGTATCGGTTGTGGTTATTGCTTGTTTGCTTGTCCATTTGGTGCCCCTCAGTTCCCGAAACAGTCTGCGTTCGGTGAGCGTGGCAAAATGGACAAATGTACTTTCTGTGCAGGCGGCCCTGAAACAGAGGCAGGCTCAGAGGAGGAGCGCAGGAAGTATGGTGCGAACCGTATCGCTGAAGGTAAGCTACCGATGTGTGCTTCACTGTGTTCAACCAAAGCGTTGCTAGCAGGTGATTCAGCGAAAGTGTCTGATATCTTCCGTCAACGTGTTGTTGAGCGTGGCGCAAAAGGCGCAGGCTGGACTGACGGTGAAGACCTGTCTTACGACGCAACCAAAAGCTGA
- a CDS encoding twin-arginine translocation signal domain-containing protein translates to MKENKDVNTSRRDLLKGLTTAAVAGAVVAGTTKVATASETAELPKQAEKKTGYRETQHVRDYYDTL, encoded by the coding sequence ATGAAAGAGAATAAAGACGTAAATACAAGTCGTCGAGACCTGCTCAAAGGTTTGACGACGGCTGCTGTGGCAGGCGCGGTTGTTGCGGGCACGACTAAGGTCGCGACGGCTTCAGAAACTGCAGAGCTGCCGAAACAAGCAGAGAAAAAAACAGGCTATCGCGAAACGCAACACGTTCGTGATTACTACGACACACTCTAG
- a CDS encoding TorD/DmsD family molecular chaperone yields the protein MLENLQEQKQENEQTLRTEIYLVLSALFRAAPTQEIVQFLTSLDVEQTESEMQKAWLAVQQAAAQSDQQALDEEYQDLFIGIGRGEVVPFGSWHRTGSMMEKPLAEIRHDLELLGIERSENVKEPEDHIAALCEVMAMLTNEEEALQQAVFNKHIAPWFGLFTQQLQTAESANFYKSVAQLCQAYLALEQVRFSVNKQSSKHKLKIDVKNVTDYE from the coding sequence ATGTTGGAAAACCTTCAAGAACAAAAACAAGAAAATGAACAGACACTAAGAACCGAAATTTACTTGGTTCTCTCTGCATTGTTTCGCGCTGCGCCGACCCAAGAGATCGTGCAGTTTTTAACATCACTGGATGTAGAGCAAACAGAAAGTGAGATGCAAAAGGCATGGTTAGCCGTACAACAAGCGGCAGCACAATCGGACCAACAAGCGTTAGACGAAGAGTATCAAGATCTCTTTATTGGTATTGGTCGTGGTGAAGTCGTGCCATTTGGCTCTTGGCATCGCACTGGTTCAATGATGGAAAAGCCGCTGGCAGAGATTCGTCATGATCTCGAACTTTTGGGTATAGAGCGCAGTGAAAACGTGAAAGAGCCAGAAGATCATATCGCGGCATTGTGTGAAGTAATGGCGATGCTAACGAATGAAGAAGAAGCGCTTCAGCAAGCGGTGTTTAACAAACACATCGCTCCTTGGTTTGGCCTGTTTACTCAACAGCTACAGACGGCAGAGAGCGCAAATTTTTATAAATCAGTTGCGCAGCTATGTCAGGCCTATCTGGCATTAGAGCAAGTTCGCTTTAGTGTGAATAAGCAAAGCTCGAAGCATAAGCTAAAAATCGACGTGAAAAACGTCACGGATTACGAGTAA
- a CDS encoding efflux RND transporter periplasmic adaptor subunit, with protein sequence MQTKSKIALLVTAAIALAGCDQQGGGQQAQALPLVSAQNVETIEYQPSKSYIGRVEAVEDTEVTAQVSGYLQDRHFQEGQMVKKGDLLYTIEPSSFLAQVANAKAAVAQAEAALKKAQLDFERGKGLLPRGSISQSEFDALTATQLGAEAQLAASQAQLNLAEVNLSYTEIRAPFDGRIADSKVSKGDLVSPSAGVLTTLVSLDPVHAAFSVSERERLSLGIDKVKGDGSAEAEAVQVQVELENGETFAQFGELDFLGNRINIQTGTIAMRAVVPNPEQELLPGQHIKVRLLDRQTSDVTVVPRRAVQTDLEGNFVMLVAEGDVAERRNVELGTQVEEGVIIKSGIDASDVVITQGLQRVRNGVPVRLQEAQAE encoded by the coding sequence ATGCAAACTAAAAGCAAAATCGCTTTGCTAGTAACAGCCGCTATCGCATTGGCTGGCTGTGATCAGCAAGGCGGAGGGCAACAGGCTCAGGCTCTCCCTTTGGTTTCTGCCCAAAACGTAGAAACTATTGAATATCAACCGAGTAAGTCTTACATCGGCCGTGTTGAGGCGGTTGAAGATACCGAGGTGACAGCACAAGTTTCGGGTTACCTACAAGACCGTCACTTCCAAGAAGGTCAGATGGTTAAGAAAGGTGATCTGCTTTACACTATCGAACCCTCTTCTTTCTTAGCACAAGTTGCAAATGCAAAAGCAGCCGTTGCGCAAGCTGAAGCCGCACTGAAGAAAGCACAATTGGACTTTGAACGAGGCAAAGGTCTTCTACCTCGAGGCAGTATTTCCCAATCTGAATTTGATGCTTTGACTGCAACACAACTTGGTGCTGAAGCACAGCTTGCAGCAAGCCAAGCTCAGCTAAACCTAGCCGAAGTTAACCTGTCTTACACAGAGATTCGTGCGCCTTTCGATGGCCGTATCGCGGATAGTAAGGTTAGTAAAGGTGACCTTGTGTCACCATCTGCTGGTGTACTCACTACCCTCGTGAGTCTTGACCCAGTGCACGCCGCTTTCAGTGTCAGTGAGCGTGAACGTCTCAGCCTTGGAATCGACAAAGTGAAAGGTGATGGCAGTGCTGAGGCAGAAGCGGTTCAGGTTCAGGTAGAACTTGAGAATGGTGAAACGTTCGCCCAATTTGGCGAGCTCGATTTCCTCGGCAACCGTATCAACATTCAGACAGGCACAATTGCAATGCGAGCAGTTGTTCCGAACCCTGAGCAAGAGCTTCTCCCAGGCCAGCATATCAAAGTACGTCTGCTCGACCGTCAAACATCTGATGTGACCGTCGTGCCACGTCGTGCAGTTCAAACTGACCTCGAGGGTAACTTTGTCATGCTCGTTGCTGAAGGTGATGTAGCAGAGCGTCGCAATGTAGAGCTCGGTACTCAAGTTGAGGAAGGCGTGATCATTAAGTCTGGCATTGATGCTTCAGACGTTGTTATTACTCAAGGGCTGCAGCGAGTTCGAAATGGCGTACCAGTGCGTCTGCAAGAAGCGCAAGCTGAATAA